Proteins co-encoded in one Verrucomicrobiia bacterium genomic window:
- a CDS encoding DnaJ domain-containing protein, with amino-acid sequence MAKDYYVILGVEPDAGQEEIRSAFRRRALETHPDRFGADAEPFIEVQEAYRVLSNERLRAAYDAARRRRRQQRQSAAEPLRQPRRAEPLRATDDEGINLGEASLTQSFQTYRPSFEDVVGRLWTNFYGAEHPKAEHVEELIVDIPITPAQARWGGHVRLLIPAQHVCPTCEGERHIGGYPCFRCGGLGVVVRETPVEVSYPPQVVNHYLAHLPLEPLGITNLYLTVRFCVTDHPDE; translated from the coding sequence ATGGCGAAAGATTATTACGTCATTCTGGGCGTCGAACCGGACGCAGGACAGGAGGAAATTCGCAGTGCCTTTCGGCGGCGTGCCCTGGAAACCCATCCCGATCGCTTTGGCGCGGACGCAGAACCTTTTATTGAAGTCCAGGAGGCCTACCGCGTCCTCAGCAATGAACGTTTGCGCGCTGCTTACGATGCCGCCCGCCGCCGGCGCCGCCAGCAGCGCCAGTCCGCCGCTGAGCCTTTGCGCCAGCCCCGGCGCGCCGAGCCTTTGCGGGCCACCGACGACGAAGGCATCAACTTGGGCGAGGCCTCCCTCACCCAGTCTTTTCAAACCTACCGTCCCTCCTTTGAAGACGTGGTGGGCCGGCTCTGGACCAACTTCTACGGCGCCGAACATCCCAAAGCCGAGCACGTGGAGGAACTAATCGTTGATATCCCCATCACCCCCGCCCAAGCCCGCTGGGGCGGCCACGTCCGCCTCCTCATCCCCGCCCAGCACGTCTGTCCCACCTGCGAGGGCGAACGGCACATCGGCGGATACCCCTGTTTCCGCTGCGGGGGCTTGGGAGTGGTGGTCCGGGAAACGCCCGTGGAGGTCTCCTATCCTCCCCAGGTGGTTAATCATTACCTCGCCCACCTCCCCTTGGAACCCCTGGGCATCACCAACCTTTACCTCACCGTCCGCTTCTGTGTGACGGACCACCCCGACGAATAA
- a CDS encoding TRAP transporter small permease, translating into MGSEIHPRPRERHPMAEKVGGWLTRLLRGVVLALAAVSGLSLLVMVALTCAEVVLRAVFNAPIKGTVDMIGLLCALAMICALPYTTAIKGHVAVEYFFLKLGRRGRIAADTLLRLVLAAFFVLLGWYLARYGQTLYTTGQVSQTVQLPLFWLPYVMAFCCWVIVGIKIYHIFHPGQSLLKP; encoded by the coding sequence ATGGGGAGCGAGATTCATCCGAGGCCGCGGGAGCGTCACCCGATGGCGGAGAAGGTGGGGGGCTGGCTCACGCGGCTGTTGCGCGGGGTGGTGCTGGCGCTGGCGGCCGTATCTGGTCTGTCGTTGCTGGTGATGGTGGCGTTGACCTGCGCGGAGGTGGTGCTGCGGGCGGTATTCAATGCGCCGATCAAGGGGACGGTGGACATGATCGGGCTGCTGTGCGCGCTGGCGATGATATGCGCCCTGCCCTACACCACCGCCATCAAGGGGCATGTGGCGGTGGAATACTTTTTCCTGAAACTGGGCCGGCGGGGGCGGATTGCGGCGGACACGTTATTGCGGCTGGTGCTGGCGGCGTTTTTTGTGCTGCTGGGGTGGTATCTGGCGCGGTATGGTCAGACCCTATACACCACGGGGCAGGTGAGCCAGACGGTGCAACTGCCGTTGTTCTGGCTGCCGTATGTGATGGCGTTCTGCTGCTGGGTCATTGTGGGGATCAAGATCTACCACATCTTTCATCCCGGCCAATCGTTGTTGAAACCATGA
- a CDS encoding 4a-hydroxytetrahydrobiopterin dehydratase: MNALLPHEIEQSLAALKHWQIQPALIRRQYAFRDFPTAMTFVNRVAELAEKAWHHPDIDIRWNKVVLSFTTHEAGGLTRKDFDLAAACDSLAQTLPGPANAGT, translated from the coding sequence ATGAATGCCTTGCTCCCGCACGAAATCGAACAGTCCCTGGCCGCGCTCAAACACTGGCAGATCCAGCCCGCCCTCATCCGCCGCCAATACGCCTTCCGCGATTTCCCCACCGCCATGACCTTTGTCAATCGCGTGGCCGAACTGGCAGAAAAGGCCTGGCATCACCCGGACATTGACATTCGCTGGAACAAGGTGGTGTTGTCCTTCACCACCCATGAGGCCGGAGGCTTGACCCGCAAAGATTTCGACCTCGCTGCCGCCTGCGACAGCCTGGCCCAAACTCTGCCCGGCCCGGCCAATGCCGGAACGTGA
- a CDS encoding DMT family transporter → MRWSHLLIMVVFNVCWAATLPINKALGQWLEPGSIVTLRFLLATVVLAPLWRWLPGPALQGWDWLRAGLMGLLVFCAGQRLQVLGNALGGAGNSAVLMALEPLVTSLLAALILKEVIPWRRWAGFVLGMTGVGLLNGVWRPEFQWTSLTANLIFMSSFVCESGYSILGKPVAQRAGSARILATALLAGTCANLLYDGGETWRAAQSLPWQAWAGLGFMAIVCTVLGYTAWLWVIKETPVSLVVLTIFVQPLAGVPMAAYALGEPLHWGQLWGVLVIGAGLVLGLVEWPERRRLSLAKEAVEN, encoded by the coding sequence ATGCGGTGGAGTCATTTGTTGATCATGGTGGTGTTCAACGTCTGCTGGGCGGCGACGCTGCCCATCAACAAGGCGTTGGGCCAGTGGCTGGAGCCGGGGAGCATTGTGACGCTGCGGTTCCTGCTGGCGACAGTGGTTTTGGCGCCATTGTGGCGCTGGCTGCCCGGACCGGCGCTGCAGGGGTGGGACTGGCTGCGGGCGGGGTTGATGGGCCTGCTGGTATTTTGTGCCGGACAGCGCCTGCAAGTGCTGGGCAACGCGCTGGGCGGAGCCGGGAATAGCGCCGTGCTCATGGCGCTGGAGCCGCTGGTCACCTCGCTGCTGGCGGCGCTGATACTCAAGGAGGTGATCCCGTGGCGCCGGTGGGCTGGATTTGTGCTGGGGATGACGGGCGTGGGCCTGCTCAACGGGGTGTGGCGGCCGGAGTTTCAATGGACCAGTTTGACGGCGAATCTGATCTTCATGTCGAGCTTTGTGTGTGAGAGCGGTTATAGCATTTTGGGCAAGCCGGTGGCGCAGCGCGCCGGCAGTGCGCGCATTCTGGCCACGGCGTTGCTGGCGGGGACGTGTGCCAATCTGCTTTATGATGGCGGGGAGACGTGGCGCGCCGCGCAGAGTTTGCCGTGGCAGGCGTGGGCCGGGCTGGGTTTTATGGCGATCGTTTGCACTGTGCTGGGCTATACGGCGTGGTTGTGGGTCATCAAAGAGACGCCGGTGAGCCTGGTGGTGCTGACGATCTTTGTGCAGCCGCTGGCGGGGGTGCCGATGGCCGCTTATGCCCTGGGTGAACCACTGCACTGGGGACAGCTCTGGGGGGTGCTGGTCATCGGCGCCGGGCTGGTGCTGGGCCTGGTGGAATGGCCGGAGCGCCGGCGTCTTTCCCTGGCCAAGGAAGCGGTGGAGAATTGA
- a CDS encoding TRAP transporter substrate-binding protein, whose product MKTIHWWQSGGLWLAVVLGLSAPGCGKKEEAPAPAKGEVITLSYSVFFPPTHVQAQTAMAWAAEIEKRSGGRVKINVVPGGALTPAPQCYEGVEKGISDLGMSCFAYTRGRFPLLEALDLPLGYPDGATATRLANEMLAKFNPAEVGGVKVLYIHAHGPGILASKKPVRRLEDFKGLKVRATGLSAMIVESLGGTPVALPQPETYEALQKGVVDATFCPMETLKGWKQGEVIQYVVDTSKIGYTTAMFVVMNQSKWQKLPADLQKIFTEVSQEYVVKHGAAWDAADREGREFVAGLKKEFIELPPGEVQRMREAVKTVLNDYIKRAKSRNLPGDELVAELQKRLGQ is encoded by the coding sequence ATGAAAACCATCCATTGGTGGCAAAGCGGCGGGTTGTGGCTGGCCGTGGTGTTGGGATTGAGCGCTCCGGGTTGCGGGAAGAAGGAGGAGGCGCCGGCGCCGGCGAAGGGCGAGGTGATCACGCTGAGCTACAGCGTGTTTTTTCCGCCGACACATGTGCAGGCGCAAACGGCGATGGCCTGGGCGGCGGAGATTGAAAAGCGGAGCGGCGGGCGGGTGAAGATCAACGTGGTGCCGGGGGGCGCCCTGACCCCCGCGCCGCAATGCTATGAGGGGGTGGAAAAAGGCATATCGGATTTGGGGATGAGCTGTTTTGCTTATACGCGCGGGCGTTTTCCGCTGCTGGAGGCGCTGGATTTGCCGCTGGGTTATCCCGATGGGGCCACGGCCACGCGGCTGGCCAACGAGATGCTGGCGAAGTTTAATCCGGCGGAGGTGGGCGGGGTGAAGGTGCTGTACATTCATGCGCACGGGCCGGGGATTCTGGCGTCGAAGAAACCGGTGCGGCGGCTGGAGGATTTCAAGGGATTGAAAGTGCGGGCGACGGGCCTGTCGGCGATGATTGTGGAGAGCCTGGGGGGCACGCCAGTGGCGCTGCCGCAACCGGAGACGTACGAGGCGCTGCAAAAGGGGGTGGTGGACGCCACTTTCTGTCCGATGGAAACCCTCAAGGGGTGGAAGCAGGGGGAGGTCATTCAATATGTGGTGGACACCTCGAAGATTGGCTACACGACGGCCATGTTCGTGGTGATGAATCAGAGCAAATGGCAGAAACTGCCGGCGGATTTGCAGAAGATTTTTACGGAGGTCAGCCAGGAATACGTGGTCAAACATGGGGCGGCGTGGGACGCCGCGGACCGCGAGGGCCGGGAATTTGTGGCGGGCCTGAAAAAGGAGTTCATCGAGCTGCCGCCGGGGGAGGTCCAGCGGATGCGTGAAGCGGTGAAGACCGTCCTCAACGATTACATCAAGCGGGCCAAGAGCCGCAACCTGCCGGGGGACGAGCTGGTGGCCGAGCTGCAGAAACGGCTGGGCCAGTGA
- a CDS encoding DUF4339 domain-containing protein has product MYKIIGADGKEYGPVSAEEIKQWIREGRAVATTRAQAVGAADWRNLCDFPEFAGCFADAATPPSAPAPLPPPGAAPTTAPAMVDPEQEAAAIIARGLHFSIGDCLSAGWRLVTSDFWPVVGVSALIMVIMTATNMAWVGLLLIGPLLGGLFHYFLKKVRGQPAVLGDAFAGFTMAFLQLFLLYLISSLFITLGLLLCLIPGIYLMVAYYFVYPLMIDRRLDFWPAMEISRRVVNKIWWQVLGLALVLALVNLLGVLALCVGVFISFPVTVAAITYAYEAIFNGRQPPAA; this is encoded by the coding sequence ATGTACAAAATCATTGGCGCTGACGGCAAGGAATACGGCCCGGTGTCCGCCGAGGAGATTAAACAATGGATCCGCGAGGGCCGGGCGGTGGCCACCACCAGGGCCCAGGCGGTGGGAGCGGCCGATTGGAGAAACTTATGCGATTTTCCCGAGTTTGCCGGCTGCTTTGCGGATGCCGCCACCCCTCCCTCTGCGCCCGCACCCCTGCCTCCTCCGGGCGCGGCGCCGACGACCGCTCCCGCCATGGTGGACCCGGAGCAGGAGGCGGCGGCCATCATCGCCCGTGGCCTTCACTTCTCCATCGGCGACTGCTTAAGCGCCGGCTGGCGCCTGGTCACCTCTGATTTCTGGCCCGTGGTGGGCGTCTCGGCCCTGATTATGGTCATCATGACCGCCACCAACATGGCCTGGGTGGGCCTCTTGCTCATCGGCCCCTTGTTGGGCGGCTTGTTTCACTATTTCCTGAAAAAAGTCCGGGGGCAACCAGCCGTGCTCGGCGATGCCTTTGCCGGCTTTACCATGGCCTTTTTGCAGCTTTTCCTCCTTTATCTCATTTCCTCCCTCTTCATCACGCTGGGATTATTGTTATGCCTCATCCCGGGCATCTACCTCATGGTTGCTTATTACTTTGTTTATCCCCTCATGATCGATCGCCGCCTGGATTTCTGGCCGGCCATGGAAATCAGCCGCCGCGTGGTCAACAAAATCTGGTGGCAGGTCCTGGGCCTTGCCCTCGTGCTCGCGCTCGTCAACCTCCTCGGCGTGCTGGCGCTGTGCGTGGGCGTTTTTATCAGTTTCCCCGTGACCGTTGCGGCGATAACTTATGCCTATGAGGCTATTTTCAACGGGCGACAACCCCCCGCCGCCTGA